The sequence GATTCCTGAAAGTCTCACGGGACAATATCTGCGAGGCGATCGCGAGGTGCCGGTACCGATCGTTCGCCGTCCCGGGACCGGTCTCTTTCTGAAGATTTGCGGTGCTCGGCAGAATAACCTGCATAATCTCGATGTGGAGATTCCTCTCGGGACGTTGACCTGTGTGACCGGTGTATCGGGTTCGGGAAAATCGTCACTGGTGATCGATACACTCTGGGCCTCTCTGTCGCGACGCCTCTACAAGAGCAAGGAGACAGTGGGCGAGCATGATTCGGTCGAGGGCTGGCAGTGGTTGGACAAGGTCGTGGATATCGACCAGGCGCCGATCGGTCGTACCCCGAGGTCCAACCCTGCGACCTATACCGGGCTCTTCGGGCCGATTCGAGACCTCTTTGCCCAGCTTCCAGAGGCTCGGATGCGGGGCTATGAGCCGGGGCGCTTCTCGTTCAATGTGAAAGGCGGCCGATGCGAGGCCTGCGCTGGCGATGGTCTGATCAAGATCGAGATGCACTTTCTCCCCGACGTCTACGTGACCTGCGAAGTTTGTCAGGGACGGCGGTATAATCGCGAGACGTTGGAGGTTCTCTACAAGGGAAAGTCGATCGCCGACGTTCTCGAGATGACCGTGGCGGAGGCCCTCGATTTTCTGCAGGCTGTGCCGGCGTGCCGCAAGAAGCTCGAAACCCTTCGGGATGTCGGTTTGGATTATATCCATCTGGGCCAGTCGGCGACGACGCTCTCGGGCGGAGAGGCGCAACGGATCAAGCTATCCAAGGAGCTCTCGCGCCGTGCGACAGGAAAGACGCTTTATATTCTCGACGAGCCGACCACCGGGATGCATTTTGAAGATATTCGTCGCTTGCTCGAGGTCTTGCATCGTCTCGTCGGTGACGGAAATACCGTGGTGGTTATCGAGCACAATCTGGATGTCATCAAGACAGCCGACCATCTGGTCGATCTCGGCCCGGAAGGCGGCAACGGGGGGGGGCAGATCGTGGCCGTCGGAACACCGGAGGAGGTGGCCGCGTGTGCTGCTTCGTTCACCGGACAACATCTCGCGCCCCTTTTGCCCGCGGTCGCGAAGAAAAAAGCCCCTCGCAAGGCAAAGAAGAAGCGTGCTCCCAAAAAACCGGCTTCTGCCTGAAGGGTTTTATCGACTCGTCGGCAATGGTAGCGTCATCCCATGAGGCGCTCCCTGACACCAGTCTATGCGGTACTGACGACGATTTTGGTGTCGGCATTTCTGGTCGCCTGCAGCGCCGAGAAGAGTCGCCGAAGCTCGGATCCTTTCGATGATCCTTTTTTCAGTAGCGGGTTTGCGGGCGAGAGCGGGTTGGACAGCTTTCTTGCGGAGCCGGCGCCGAATGTTGGATGGCTTTCCGAGGGTGGCGAGCAGTCGCCCGAGGAGCGCATGATTCGAATGCATGGGGATCCGATCTGGGGTTCCGAGGAACAACCAGAATCGGATTTCGTTTCGACCAAGGAACGTCCCTTCATGGAGAAGGCTCAGGAAGCCACCATGGCTACGATGAGCGTTCTGGTCGGCGTGGGTATGGCTGCCTTGCCGTTTTTGCTCGCCGCGCTCTGATTGGTCGCCGGATCTCTTTACTGCAACTCCTTGCGCAAAAAGATCGTCGCGCTCAGGACTCGGTGGGGCGGATGATCCCGCCGCGCAGTCTCTCCAGATACGCATCTTTTTGGCGATTCACGACGCCTGCGAGCAGCAGCATTCCGACGAGGTTCGGGAAGGCCAATGCGAGCAGCATCAAGTCGGAAAAATCGAGGACATTGGCGACGCTGACCACCGGACCGATCGCTGCAAAAAAAACGTAGACCACCCGGTAGGGCAAAATACCTGCTTTTCCGAACAGGAACTCGCTCGCCCGTTCCCCATAATAGCTCCAGGCAATCATGGTCGAATAGGCGAAGACAAAGACGGCGAGGACCAGAAGATATTCGGCAGCCTGGCTCAGGGTTCCGAAAGCTCGCGCTGTCAGGACCGCGCCCTCCGTCCAGTTCATTGCCTGACCAGGTTCGGCGACACCGGTCAGCAAAATCGTGAGTGCGGTCAGGGTACAGATGAAAATCGTATCGATAAAAGGACCGATCATCGCGACGACGCCCTCTCGCACGGGCTCATCGGTGCGAGCTGCCGCATGTGCGATCGAGGCTGAGCCCATGCCGGCTTCGTTGGAGAAGGCCGCACGCCGGACCCCTTGAATAAAGACGCCAAGAAATCCTCCGTAGGCTGCTGCCGGGGTGAAGGCCTGGGTTACGATGTCCCCGAGCAAGCCGGGTACGGCTGACAGGTTCAGCAGGATGATCAAGACACAGACGCCCGCGTAGGAAAGGCACATGGCAGGAACAAGTCGCGAGGTGACGTCCCCAATTCGGCGGATCCCTCCAATAATGACCGCACCGACAAGAACGGCGTAGAAGGCCCCTGCGAACCAGGGCGCCATGGGCGAGTTCGACAGGCTGGGGATAACTTCGCCGGCGATCGCGAAGCTCATTTTCCCCTGAAATAAATTCCCGCCGCCGAAGGAAGCGAGAATACAGAGGACGGCGTAAAGAGCGCCGAGAAAGGTACCGACCCATCCCAGCTTGGGGAAGTTCTCCCGGATGCCGACTCG is a genomic window of Candidatus Binatia bacterium containing:
- a CDS encoding amino acid carrier protein, with the translated sequence MGFQDRLDSVFGIFNQIVSPVLFADFILGIPLILLVLIAGGVFFTVRYGFIHVRLFKHSIDCIRGRYDDPDDPGEISHFSALTSALSATVGLGNIAGVAVAIAAGGPGAILWMWVVAFFGMSLKFSSSTLAQIYRNVDDRGHVLGGPMVYLRVGIRENFPKLGWVGTFLGALYAVLCILASFGGGNLFQGKMSFAIAGEVIPSLSNSPMAPWFAGAFYAVLVGAVIIGGIRRIGDVTSRLVPAMCLSYAGVCVLIILLNLSAVPGLLGDIVTQAFTPAAAYGGFLGVFIQGVRRAAFSNEAGMGSASIAHAAARTDEPVREGVVAMIGPFIDTIFICTLTALTILLTGVAEPGQAMNWTEGAVLTARAFGTLSQAAEYLLVLAVFVFAYSTMIAWSYYGERASEFLFGKAGILPYRVVYVFFAAIGPVVSVANVLDFSDLMLLALAFPNLVGMLLLAGVVNRQKDAYLERLRGGIIRPTES